From Myxococcus xanthus, a single genomic window includes:
- the hemW gene encoding radical SAM family heme chaperone HemW: MPFDAPVDALTGMPAARFGLYLHFPYCLAKCPYCDFAVAVARQVPEERYARAVLAELDTRLAAEPSLAGKVLDSIFLGGGTPSLWHPRYVAQVLDGIAARLRVAPGVEVSLEGNPERADAERFAGYRAAGVNRLSLGVQSFQPETLKALGRAHDAAMVEGAVDAARSAAFPVVAMDFIYGVHGQTVAQVEADARRAVALAPEHLSTYALTVERDVLAEDTPLSKRLKRGELELPPDDTVVDMARVVREVYGAAGLHRYEVSNHARPGFSSRHNALYWTGGEYLALGVGATGMLLSPQPHRYVNLRSAERYLVEAEAGRLPEEGREPLGPEELFAERLAMGLRLVSGVDWEAVCERYGQPVEPRRAEVARLVAHGFATLRDGRLALTEKGADVHSAVCARLL, from the coding sequence ATGCCTTTCGACGCGCCAGTGGATGCCCTCACGGGAATGCCGGCGGCCCGCTTCGGGCTGTACCTGCATTTCCCGTACTGCCTCGCGAAGTGCCCGTACTGCGACTTCGCGGTGGCGGTGGCGCGGCAGGTGCCGGAGGAGCGCTACGCCCGCGCGGTGCTGGCGGAGCTGGACACCCGGCTGGCCGCCGAGCCCTCGCTCGCGGGGAAGGTGCTCGACTCCATCTTCCTGGGCGGTGGGACGCCGTCCCTGTGGCACCCGCGCTACGTGGCCCAGGTGCTGGATGGCATCGCCGCGAGGCTGCGGGTGGCGCCTGGCGTGGAGGTGTCGCTGGAGGGCAATCCGGAGCGCGCGGACGCGGAGCGCTTCGCGGGCTACCGCGCGGCGGGGGTGAACCGGCTGTCGCTGGGCGTGCAGTCCTTCCAGCCGGAGACGCTCAAGGCGTTGGGGCGCGCGCATGACGCGGCCATGGTGGAAGGGGCCGTGGACGCGGCCCGGAGCGCGGCCTTCCCGGTGGTGGCCATGGACTTCATCTATGGCGTGCACGGGCAGACGGTGGCGCAGGTGGAGGCGGATGCGCGCCGGGCGGTGGCGCTGGCCCCCGAGCACCTGTCCACGTACGCGCTGACGGTGGAGCGCGACGTGCTGGCGGAGGACACGCCCCTGTCGAAGCGGCTCAAGCGCGGTGAGCTGGAGCTGCCGCCCGACGACACCGTGGTCGACATGGCGCGGGTGGTGCGCGAGGTGTACGGGGCGGCGGGGCTGCACCGCTACGAGGTGTCCAACCACGCGCGGCCAGGGTTCAGCTCGCGCCACAACGCGCTGTACTGGACCGGCGGGGAGTACCTGGCGCTGGGCGTGGGGGCCACGGGCATGTTGCTGTCGCCCCAGCCGCACCGGTACGTGAACCTGCGCAGCGCGGAGCGCTACCTCGTGGAGGCGGAGGCGGGGCGGCTGCCAGAGGAAGGCCGCGAGCCGCTGGGCCCGGAGGAGCTCTTCGCGGAGCGCCTGGCCATGGGCCTGCGGCTGGTGTCGGGCGTGGACTGGGAGGCCGTCTGCGAGCGATATGGACAGCCGGTGGAGCCCCGGCGGGCGGAAGTCGCGCGGCTGGTGGCGCACGGCTTCGCGACGCTGCGGGACGGGCGGCTGGCATTGACGGAGAAGGGCGCGGACGTCCACAGCGCCGTGTGCGCGCGGCTGCTCTAG